The proteins below are encoded in one region of Paenacidovorax monticola:
- a CDS encoding phosphatase PAP2 family protein, whose protein sequence is MLPIDIAAFHALNAGAGTPQAVIDLARWISSGLPLVGAGLLAGALAAGSHGTRRAVALGLASLLLTWCVVSAIRWSFPMPRPAQLGLGMQWIDQGARAGFPSMHTATAFALALGLALGRLRLAAALAWLCAVAMAWSRVCLGVHFPSDVIAGALAGTASAWAVFALREHWIRPRGKFSAYWFRPARPSARRT, encoded by the coding sequence GTGCTGCCGATCGACATCGCCGCCTTCCACGCCCTCAACGCGGGCGCGGGCACGCCCCAGGCCGTGATCGACCTGGCCCGCTGGATCTCCTCGGGGTTGCCGCTGGTCGGCGCCGGCCTGCTCGCAGGGGCCCTGGCGGCCGGATCGCATGGCACGCGCCGCGCGGTGGCGCTGGGCCTGGCGAGCCTGCTGCTCACCTGGTGCGTGGTGTCCGCCATCCGTTGGAGCTTTCCCATGCCACGCCCGGCCCAGCTGGGTCTGGGCATGCAGTGGATCGATCAGGGCGCGCGCGCCGGCTTTCCGTCGATGCACACCGCCACGGCCTTCGCGCTGGCCCTGGGCCTGGCGCTAGGTCGGCTGCGCCTGGCGGCAGCCCTGGCCTGGCTGTGCGCGGTGGCCATGGCCTGGAGCCGTGTGTGCCTGGGCGTGCACTTCCCCTCGGACGTGATCGCCGGTGCGCTGGCCGGCACGGCCAGCGCCTGGGCGGTGTTCGCCCTGCGGGAGCACTGGATCAGACCACGCGGCAAATTTTCAGCATATTGGTTCCGCCCGGCGCGCCCATCGGCTCGCCGCACGTGA
- a CDS encoding phosphatase PAP2 family protein translates to MSTPAPSLHHPAASTPPASWRLPLLWTLVALSAIVGWDALGADRAFAHWFGSSEGFPLREHWFMVQVMHEGGRRLGWAIVLLLALGVWWPVGFLRRLPLGGRIQLATGTLVSLAVISALKYVSTTSCPWDLAEFGGVARYVSHWALGLTDGGGGHCFPAGHASAGFAFLGGYFALRRHAPAASRLWLAGALASGLVLGLGQQVRGAHFMSHTLWAGWLCWSAGWLYDLAFNAAAHRQGAPAADDLAPQA, encoded by the coding sequence ATGTCCACGCCAGCGCCCTCGCTCCACCACCCCGCCGCCTCCACGCCCCCCGCCTCCTGGCGGCTGCCCCTGCTGTGGACCCTGGTCGCCCTGAGCGCCATCGTGGGCTGGGACGCCCTGGGCGCGGACCGCGCCTTTGCCCACTGGTTCGGGTCGTCCGAAGGCTTTCCCCTGCGCGAGCACTGGTTCATGGTCCAGGTCATGCACGAAGGCGGCCGCCGCCTGGGCTGGGCGATCGTGCTGCTGCTCGCCCTCGGCGTCTGGTGGCCCGTGGGCTTTCTGCGGCGGCTGCCCCTGGGGGGGCGCATCCAGCTCGCCACGGGCACGCTGGTTTCGCTGGCCGTGATCTCCGCACTCAAATACGTGAGCACGACCAGCTGCCCCTGGGACCTGGCGGAGTTCGGCGGCGTGGCCCGCTACGTGTCGCACTGGGCGCTGGGGCTCACCGACGGCGGCGGCGGGCACTGCTTTCCCGCAGGCCACGCCTCGGCGGGCTTCGCCTTCCTGGGCGGTTACTTCGCGCTGCGCCGCCACGCGCCCGCCGCATCGCGCCTCTGGCTGGCGGGCGCCCTGGCCAGCGGCCTGGTGCTCGGCCTGGGCCAGCAGGTGCGCGGCGCCCACTTCATGAGCCATACGCTCTGGGCCGGCTGGCTGTGCTGGAGCGCCGGCTGGCTCTACGACCTGGCCTTCAACGCGGCGGCCCATCGCCAAGGCGCCCCGGCCGCCGACGACCTGGCCCCCCAGGCCTGA
- the fba gene encoding class II fructose-bisphosphate aldolase (catalyzes the reversible aldol condensation of dihydroxyacetonephosphate and glyceraldehyde 3-phosphate in the Calvin cycle, glycolysis, and/or gluconeogenesis), whose translation MPLVSMRELLDHAAENGYGIPAFNVNNLEQVQAVMAAAEEVGAPVILQASAGARKYAGESFIKHLIQAACEAYPHIPLVMHQDHGTSPKICQGAIELGFGSVMMDGSLMEDGKTPSSFDYNVDVTRKVVDMAHKVGVTVEGELGCLGNLETGDAGEEDGIGAVGKLDHSQMLTDPEEAAVFVKATQLDALAIAIGTSHGAYKFSRKPTGDILAISRVKEIHARIPNTHLVMHGSSSVPADLLAIINQYGGKMKETYGVPVEEIQEAIKYGVRKVNIDTDIRLAMTGAVRKFQAENPDKFDMREWMKPAREAAKAICKQRYLEFGCEGQGAKIKGDSLQVVAAKYAQGVLAQVVN comes from the coding sequence ATGCCCCTCGTCTCGATGCGCGAACTGCTCGACCATGCCGCCGAAAACGGCTATGGCATTCCCGCCTTCAACGTCAACAACCTGGAGCAGGTCCAGGCTGTGATGGCCGCCGCCGAAGAGGTGGGTGCCCCCGTCATCCTGCAGGCCAGTGCCGGCGCGCGCAAGTACGCGGGCGAGAGCTTCATCAAGCACCTGATCCAGGCCGCCTGCGAGGCCTACCCGCACATTCCGCTGGTCATGCACCAGGACCACGGCACCTCGCCCAAGATCTGCCAGGGCGCCATCGAGCTGGGCTTCGGCTCGGTGATGATGGATGGCTCGCTCATGGAAGACGGCAAGACCCCCTCCAGCTTCGACTACAACGTGGATGTGACGCGCAAGGTCGTCGACATGGCCCACAAGGTGGGCGTGACGGTGGAGGGCGAACTGGGCTGCCTGGGCAACCTGGAAACCGGCGATGCGGGCGAGGAGGACGGCATCGGCGCCGTGGGCAAGCTCGACCACAGCCAGATGCTGACCGATCCCGAGGAGGCAGCCGTGTTCGTCAAGGCCACGCAGCTGGACGCACTGGCCATTGCCATCGGCACCAGCCACGGCGCCTACAAGTTCTCGCGCAAGCCCACGGGCGACATCCTGGCCATCAGCCGCGTCAAGGAAATCCACGCGCGCATTCCCAACACCCACCTGGTGATGCATGGCTCCTCGTCCGTGCCCGCCGATCTGCTTGCCATCATCAACCAGTACGGTGGCAAGATGAAGGAGACCTACGGCGTGCCCGTCGAGGAAATCCAGGAAGCCATCAAGTACGGTGTGCGCAAGGTCAACATCGACACCGACATCCGCCTGGCCATGACCGGCGCGGTGCGCAAGTTCCAGGCCGAGAACCCCGACAAGTTCGACATGCGCGAGTGGATGAAGCCCGCGCGCGAGGCCGCCAAGGCCATCTGCAAGCAGCGCTACCTCGAGTTCGGCTGCGAAGGCCAGGGCGCCAAGATCAAGGGCGACAGCCTGCAGGTCGTGGCTGCCAAGTACGCCCAGGGCGTGCTGGCCCAGGTCGTGAACTGA
- a CDS encoding Re/Si-specific NAD(P)(+) transhydrogenase subunit alpha: MLIGVPAEALAGETRVAATPETVKKLKAQGHVVRIQSGAGVAASVTDAAYEAAGAEIVDAAQAWGADLVLKVRCPQESELGGLRPGATVVGMLNPFDAAGLQRLAGAGATAYALEAAPRTTRAQSMDVLSSQANIAGYKAVMIAADRYQRFFPMLMTAAGTVKAARVVILGVGVAGLQAIATAKRLGAVIEASDVRPSVKEQVESLGAKFIDVPYETPEEKEAAEGVGGYARPMPQSWLDRQKAEVAKRVALADVVITTALIPGRAAPVLVTEDMVRAMKPGSVIVDLAASQGGNCPLTEAGQTVVRHGVTLVGETNLPALVAADASALYARNVLDFLKLIINKDGALHVDLQDDIVAACLVAHEGTVRRA, encoded by the coding sequence ATGCTGATAGGTGTGCCTGCCGAGGCTTTGGCAGGAGAAACGCGGGTCGCTGCGACCCCCGAGACCGTCAAGAAGCTCAAGGCCCAGGGCCATGTGGTGCGCATCCAGTCGGGTGCGGGCGTGGCGGCCAGCGTGACCGATGCCGCCTACGAGGCGGCCGGCGCCGAGATCGTCGATGCCGCGCAGGCCTGGGGCGCGGACCTCGTGCTCAAGGTGCGCTGCCCGCAGGAGTCCGAGCTGGGCGGGCTGCGCCCGGGTGCCACCGTGGTGGGCATGCTCAACCCCTTCGATGCCGCCGGCCTGCAGCGCCTGGCCGGCGCCGGCGCCACGGCCTATGCCCTGGAGGCCGCGCCGCGCACCACGCGGGCGCAGAGCATGGACGTGCTCTCTTCCCAGGCCAACATCGCAGGCTACAAGGCCGTGATGATCGCGGCCGACAGGTACCAGCGCTTCTTTCCCATGCTGATGACGGCCGCGGGCACGGTGAAGGCCGCGCGCGTGGTGATCCTGGGCGTGGGCGTGGCGGGCCTGCAGGCCATCGCTACGGCCAAGCGCCTGGGCGCAGTGATTGAGGCCTCCGACGTGCGCCCGAGTGTGAAGGAACAGGTGGAATCGCTGGGTGCGAAGTTCATCGATGTGCCCTACGAAACCCCCGAGGAAAAAGAGGCCGCCGAAGGCGTGGGTGGCTATGCGCGCCCCATGCCGCAAAGCTGGCTCGACCGCCAGAAGGCCGAGGTGGCCAAGCGCGTGGCTCTGGCCGACGTGGTCATCACCACGGCCCTGATCCCCGGGCGCGCGGCCCCCGTGCTCGTGACCGAGGACATGGTGCGCGCCATGAAGCCCGGCTCCGTGATCGTCGACCTGGCCGCGAGCCAGGGCGGCAACTGCCCGCTCACCGAGGCGGGCCAGACCGTGGTCCGGCATGGCGTGACCCTGGTCGGTGAAACCAACCTGCCCGCGCTCGTCGCGGCCGACGCTTCCGCGCTTTATGCGCGCAATGTGCTCGACTTTCTCAAACTCATCATCAACAAGGACGGCGCCCTGCACGTAGACCTGCAGGACGACATCGTGGCGGCCTGTCTCGTGGCCCATGAAGGCACGGTGCGGCGCGCGTGA
- a CDS encoding NAD(P) transhydrogenase subunit alpha, which produces MDSVSPTLINLIIFVLAIYVGYHVVWTVTPALHTPLMAVTNAISAIVIVGAMLAAALTETTLGKSMGVLAVALAAVNVFGGFLVTRRMLEMFKKKEKKPAAKAEGTAP; this is translated from the coding sequence ATGGATTCGGTGTCCCCGACGCTCATCAACTTGATCATCTTCGTGCTCGCCATCTACGTGGGCTACCACGTGGTCTGGACGGTCACGCCCGCGCTGCACACACCGCTCATGGCCGTGACCAATGCGATCTCGGCCATCGTGATCGTGGGGGCCATGCTCGCGGCGGCGCTCACCGAGACCACGCTGGGCAAGTCCATGGGCGTGCTGGCCGTGGCGCTGGCGGCGGTGAACGTGTTCGGCGGCTTCCTCGTGACGCGGCGCATGCTGGAGATGTTCAAGAAAAAGGAGAAGAAGCCTGCCGCCAAGGCCGAGGGGACCGCGCCATGA
- a CDS encoding NAD(P)(+) transhydrogenase (Re/Si-specific) subunit beta, producing the protein MSMNLVTLLYLVASVCFIQALKGLSHPTTSIRGNLFGMVGMAIAVLTTAALIVELAGGKAQGMVYVLGGLLAGGAAGALMAKRVEMTKMPELVAFMHSMIGLAAVFIAIAAVAEPWAFQIVTKGLPIPAGNRLELFLGAAIGAITFSGSVIAFGKLSGKYKFRLFQGAPVQFSGQHLLNLVLGLATVGLGLVFVATESWTAFFAMLALSFVLGVLIIIPIGGADMPVVVSMLNSYSGWAAAGIGFSLNNSMLIIAGSLVGSSGAILSYIMCKAMNRSFFNVILGGFGGEASAAAGGAQEQRPVKSGSADDAAYMLGNAETVIIVPGYGLAVARAQHAVNELAEKLTHKGVTVKYAIHPVAGRMPGHMNVLLAEAEVPYDQVFEMEDINGEFAQADVAIILGANDVVNPAALQKGSPIYGMPILEAYKAKTVIVNKRSMAAGYAGLDNELFYMDKTMMVFGDAKKVVEDMLKAVE; encoded by the coding sequence ATGAGCATGAACCTCGTCACCCTGCTGTACCTCGTGGCCAGCGTCTGCTTCATCCAGGCGCTCAAGGGGCTCTCCCACCCCACCACCTCGATCCGGGGCAACCTCTTCGGCATGGTCGGCATGGCCATCGCCGTGCTGACCACGGCCGCGCTCATCGTCGAACTGGCGGGTGGCAAGGCCCAGGGCATGGTCTATGTGCTCGGCGGCCTGCTCGCGGGCGGCGCGGCCGGGGCCCTGATGGCCAAGCGCGTGGAAATGACCAAGATGCCCGAGCTGGTGGCCTTCATGCACAGCATGATCGGCCTGGCCGCCGTGTTCATCGCGATCGCGGCCGTGGCCGAGCCCTGGGCCTTCCAGATCGTCACCAAGGGCCTGCCCATCCCCGCGGGCAACCGGCTGGAGCTGTTCCTGGGGGCGGCCATCGGCGCCATCACCTTCAGCGGCTCGGTGATCGCCTTCGGCAAGCTCTCGGGCAAGTACAAGTTCCGCCTGTTCCAGGGCGCGCCCGTGCAGTTCTCCGGCCAGCATCTGCTCAACCTCGTGCTCGGCCTGGCCACGGTGGGCCTAGGGCTGGTGTTCGTGGCCACCGAGAGCTGGACGGCCTTCTTCGCCATGCTGGCGCTCTCGTTCGTGCTGGGCGTGCTCATCATCATCCCCATCGGCGGCGCCGACATGCCCGTGGTGGTGTCCATGCTCAACAGCTACTCGGGCTGGGCGGCGGCGGGCATCGGCTTCAGCCTCAACAACAGCATGCTCATCATCGCGGGCTCGCTCGTGGGCAGCTCGGGCGCGATCCTGAGCTACATCATGTGCAAGGCCATGAACCGCTCGTTCTTCAACGTGATCCTGGGCGGCTTCGGCGGCGAGGCGTCCGCGGCCGCCGGCGGTGCCCAGGAGCAGCGCCCGGTCAAGAGCGGCAGCGCCGACGATGCGGCCTACATGCTGGGCAACGCCGAGACGGTGATCATCGTGCCGGGCTACGGCCTGGCGGTGGCGCGAGCGCAGCATGCGGTCAACGAGCTGGCCGAGAAGCTCACCCACAAGGGCGTCACGGTGAAGTACGCGATCCACCCCGTGGCGGGCCGCATGCCCGGCCACATGAACGTGCTGCTGGCCGAGGCCGAGGTGCCCTACGACCAGGTGTTCGAGATGGAGGACATCAACGGCGAGTTCGCGCAAGCCGACGTGGCCATCATCCTGGGCGCCAACGACGTGGTGAACCCCGCCGCGCTGCAGAAGGGCAGCCCCATCTACGGCATGCCGATCCTGGAGGCCTACAAGGCCAAGACCGTGATCGTGAACAAGCGCTCCATGGCCGCAGGCTATGCGGGCCTGGACAACGAACTGTTCTACATGGACAAGACCATGATGGTCTTCGGCGATGCCAAGAAGGTCGTCGAGGACATGCTCAAGGCCGTCGAGTAG
- a CDS encoding long-chain-fatty-acid--CoA ligase, whose translation MQDRPWLAAYPQGVPADIDPSQYLSLAALMDEAFRKYADRVAYSFMGKDVSYAQTDSLSRAFAAYLQGLGLSKGDRVAIMMPNVPQYPVTVAAVLRAGFVVVNVNPLYTPRELEHQLKDSGAKAIVIIENFASTLQQCIANTPVKHVVLCAMGDQLGLLKGALVNYVVRNVKKMVPEYNLPGAVRFNEAVAQGTRGNFKAPEIKPDDIALLQYTGGTTGVSKGAVLLHRNIIANVLQSEAWNSPVMSKVPAGEQPTAVCALPLYHIFAFTVNMMLSMRTGGKTILIPNPRDLPAVLKELSKHTFHSFPAVNTLFNGLANHPDFGSVNWKNLKVSVGGGMAVQGAVAKLWLDKTGCPICEGYGLSETSPSVSCNPVTAKEYTGTIGVPIPSTYMKLLDDDGHEVTALGQPGEIAIKGPQVMAGYWQRPDETAKVMTEDGYFKSGDIGVMDERGYFKVVDRKKDMVLVSGFNVYPNEVEDVVAQMPGVLECAVVGVPDDKTGEAVKLVIVKKDPALTEAQVKEFCKGSLTGYKQPRVIEFRTELPKTPVGKILRRELRDKR comes from the coding sequence ATGCAAGACCGTCCCTGGCTGGCCGCCTATCCGCAAGGGGTGCCGGCCGACATCGACCCGTCGCAATACCTTTCCCTTGCCGCGCTCATGGACGAGGCGTTCCGCAAGTACGCGGACCGGGTGGCCTACAGCTTCATGGGTAAGGACGTGAGCTATGCGCAGACCGATTCGCTGAGCCGCGCCTTCGCGGCCTACCTGCAGGGCCTGGGCCTCTCCAAGGGCGACCGTGTGGCCATCATGATGCCCAATGTGCCGCAGTACCCCGTGACCGTGGCCGCCGTGCTGCGCGCGGGCTTCGTGGTGGTGAACGTGAACCCGCTGTACACGCCGCGCGAACTGGAGCACCAGCTCAAGGACTCGGGTGCCAAGGCCATCGTCATCATCGAGAACTTCGCGAGCACGCTGCAGCAGTGCATCGCCAACACCCCCGTCAAGCATGTGGTGCTGTGCGCCATGGGCGACCAGCTCGGCCTGCTCAAGGGCGCGCTGGTCAACTACGTGGTGCGCAACGTCAAGAAAATGGTGCCCGAGTACAACCTGCCCGGTGCCGTGCGCTTCAACGAGGCCGTTGCCCAGGGCACGCGCGGCAACTTCAAGGCGCCCGAGATCAAACCCGACGACATCGCGCTGCTGCAGTACACGGGCGGCACCACCGGGGTCTCGAAGGGCGCGGTGCTCCTGCACCGCAACATCATTGCCAATGTGCTGCAGTCCGAGGCCTGGAACTCCCCGGTGATGAGCAAGGTGCCGGCCGGCGAGCAGCCCACGGCTGTGTGCGCGCTGCCGCTGTACCACATCTTCGCGTTCACCGTGAACATGATGCTGAGCATGCGCACGGGCGGCAAGACCATCCTGATCCCGAACCCGCGCGACCTGCCGGCGGTGCTCAAGGAACTGTCCAAGCACACGTTCCACAGTTTCCCGGCCGTGAACACGCTGTTCAACGGCCTGGCCAACCATCCCGACTTCGGCTCCGTGAACTGGAAGAACCTCAAGGTCTCGGTGGGGGGCGGCATGGCCGTGCAGGGCGCCGTGGCCAAGCTGTGGCTCGACAAGACGGGCTGCCCGATCTGCGAAGGCTACGGTCTGTCGGAGACCAGCCCCTCGGTCAGCTGCAACCCGGTCACGGCCAAGGAATACACGGGCACCATCGGCGTGCCGATCCCCAGCACCTACATGAAGCTGCTGGACGACGACGGCCACGAGGTCACCGCGCTGGGCCAGCCCGGCGAGATCGCCATCAAGGGCCCGCAGGTCATGGCGGGCTACTGGCAGCGTCCCGACGAAACCGCCAAGGTCATGACCGAGGACGGCTACTTCAAGTCCGGCGACATCGGCGTGATGGATGAGCGTGGCTACTTCAAGGTTGTGGACCGCAAGAAGGACATGGTGCTCGTCTCCGGCTTCAACGTTTACCCGAACGAGGTGGAGGACGTGGTCGCGCAGATGCCCGGCGTGCTCGAATGCGCGGTGGTGGGCGTCCCTGACGACAAGACCGGCGAGGCCGTCAAGCTCGTCATCGTGAAGAAGGACCCCGCGCTCACCGAGGCGCAGGTCAAGGAATTCTGCAAGGGCAGCCTCACGGGATACAAGCAGCCGCGCGTGATTGAATTCCGCACTGAACTGCCCAAGACCCCGGTGGGCAAGATCCTGCGTCGCGAACTGCGCGACAAGCGCTGA
- a CDS encoding ABC transporter permease subunit, with the protein MLRFLLTRVSLLVPTFFGMTLLAFFLIRLVPGDPIETMAGERGIDAARHAALLVEYGLDKPVLTQYAIYIGRVLQGDLGKSIITQVPVLQEFLALFPATIELALCAILFALLLGIPAGIVAAVKRNSWFDHGVMTVSLTGYSMPIFWWGLLLIMLFSVYLGLTPVSGRLDVMHYVEPVTGFLLVDALLAGERGAFGSALQHLVLPAVVLGTNPLAVVARMTRSAMLEVLGEDYIRTARAKGLSGLRVVALHALRNALIPVVTVIGLQVGVLFTGAILTETIFSWPGVGKWLIEAINRRDYPVLQGGMLLLGVVVMLVNLLVDLTYGIINPRIRAGH; encoded by the coding sequence ATGCTGCGGTTCCTGCTCACCCGCGTCAGTCTGCTCGTTCCGACTTTCTTCGGAATGACGCTGCTCGCGTTCTTCCTGATCCGGCTTGTTCCCGGCGACCCGATCGAGACCATGGCCGGCGAGCGTGGCATCGACGCCGCGCGCCATGCGGCCCTGCTCGTCGAGTACGGACTCGACAAGCCGGTGCTGACCCAGTACGCCATCTACATCGGCCGCGTGCTGCAGGGGGATCTGGGCAAGTCCATCATCACCCAGGTGCCGGTGCTGCAGGAGTTCCTGGCGCTGTTTCCCGCCACCATCGAACTGGCCCTGTGCGCGATTCTCTTCGCGCTGCTGCTGGGCATTCCCGCAGGCATCGTCGCGGCCGTGAAGCGCAACTCGTGGTTCGACCATGGCGTGATGACCGTCTCGCTCACGGGTTACTCCATGCCCATCTTCTGGTGGGGCCTGCTGCTCATCATGCTGTTCTCGGTGTATCTCGGCCTCACGCCCGTGTCGGGCCGGCTGGACGTGATGCACTACGTCGAGCCTGTCACGGGCTTTCTGCTCGTCGATGCCCTGCTCGCGGGCGAGCGCGGCGCGTTCGGGTCGGCGCTGCAACACCTTGTGCTGCCGGCCGTGGTGCTGGGCACCAACCCGCTGGCGGTGGTGGCGCGCATGACGCGCTCGGCCATGCTCGAAGTGCTGGGCGAGGACTACATCCGCACGGCGCGTGCCAAGGGCTTGTCGGGCCTGCGCGTGGTGGCCCTGCATGCGCTGCGCAATGCGCTGATCCCCGTGGTCACGGTGATCGGCCTGCAGGTGGGCGTGCTGTTCACGGGCGCCATCCTCACCGAGACCATCTTCTCCTGGCCCGGCGTCGGCAAATGGCTGATCGAGGCCATCAACCGCCGCGACTATCCCGTGCTGCAGGGCGGCATGCTGCTGCTGGGCGTCGTGGTGATGCTGGTCAACCTGCTGGTGGACCTGACCTACGGCATCATCAACCCGCGCATCCGCGCCGGCCACTGA
- a CDS encoding ABC transporter permease subunit, whose product MTTTPLGAMAPVPPGPLRAFWRAFSANRGAVFGLAVVGLLFALALLAPWIAPHAPDQTNSAAFLKPPFWQAGGSTAYLLGTDAIGRDILSRLLHGARLSLSIGVAVVVIALVAGIALGLVAGFYRGVVEIAIMRLMDIILTLPSLLLAIVIVAILGPGLINAMLAVAVVVLPHYVRITRAAVISEVSKDYVTAARLSGAGTLRLMFSEVLPNCAAPLIVQASLGVSTAILDAAALGFLGLGAQPPSPEWGTMLADAREFVLRAWWVVTFPGLMIVGAVLAFNLLGDGLRDALDPKLQR is encoded by the coding sequence ATGACGACCACTCCCCTCGGTGCCATGGCGCCCGTGCCGCCCGGCCCGCTGCGTGCCTTCTGGCGCGCGTTCTCGGCCAACCGGGGCGCCGTGTTCGGCCTGGCCGTGGTGGGGCTGCTGTTCGCGCTCGCGCTGCTGGCGCCCTGGATCGCGCCGCACGCGCCCGACCAGACCAACAGTGCGGCCTTCCTCAAGCCGCCGTTCTGGCAGGCAGGCGGCTCTACGGCCTACCTGCTGGGCACCGATGCGATCGGGCGCGACATCCTCTCGCGGCTGCTGCATGGCGCGCGCCTGTCGCTGTCGATCGGTGTCGCCGTGGTGGTGATCGCGCTGGTGGCGGGGATCGCGCTGGGGCTGGTGGCGGGCTTCTACCGCGGCGTGGTCGAGATCGCCATCATGCGCCTCATGGACATCATCCTCACGTTGCCCAGCCTGTTGCTGGCCATCGTGATCGTGGCTATCCTCGGGCCGGGGCTCATCAACGCCATGCTCGCCGTGGCCGTGGTGGTGCTGCCGCACTATGTGCGCATCACGCGAGCGGCCGTCATCAGCGAGGTGTCCAAGGACTACGTCACGGCCGCGCGGCTGAGTGGCGCGGGCACGCTGCGCCTCATGTTCAGCGAAGTGCTGCCCAACTGCGCGGCGCCGCTGATCGTGCAGGCCTCGCTGGGCGTGTCGACGGCCATCCTCGACGCGGCGGCGCTGGGCTTCCTGGGCCTGGGCGCGCAGCCGCCGTCGCCCGAGTGGGGCACCATGCTGGCCGACGCGCGCGAGTTCGTGCTGCGCGCCTGGTGGGTCGTCACCTTTCCGGGGCTGATGATCGTGGGCGCGGTGCTGGCCTTCAACCTGCTGGGCGACGGGCTGCGCGATGCGCTTGACCCGAAACTTCAAAGATGA
- a CDS encoding dipeptide ABC transporter ATP-binding protein: MSGPVPQDVVVQAQDLRQVYAVRRGWLRASAQLQAVGGVSFEVRAGRTLAVVGESGCGKSTLARMVSLIETPAGGRLVLDGADVTHSTAQQRQGLRKTVQLVFQNPYGSLNPRKRIGATLEAPLAINTTLSRAERAERARAMLAQVGLRPEAAERYPHMFSGGQRQRIAIARALMLNPRLVVADEPVSALDVSVQAQVLNLLADLQAQLGLAYLFISHDLAVVRHIAHDVLVMYLGHAVEQGPKHKVFARPLHPYTQALLASTPGLDAGGARRRIVLQGELPSPLNPPPGCVFSTRCPHVADRCRAERPLQRPLDERLVACHFAEQIAEQFPAPPTGAA, encoded by the coding sequence ATGAGCGGGCCGGTGCCGCAGGACGTGGTGGTGCAGGCCCAGGACCTGCGCCAGGTGTACGCGGTCCGCCGGGGGTGGCTGCGCGCGAGCGCGCAGCTGCAGGCCGTGGGCGGTGTCTCGTTCGAGGTGCGCGCGGGCCGCACGCTGGCCGTGGTGGGCGAGTCGGGCTGCGGCAAGTCCACGCTGGCGCGCATGGTGTCGCTGATCGAAACGCCTGCGGGCGGGCGCCTCGTGCTCGACGGCGCCGACGTGACGCACAGCACCGCGCAGCAGCGCCAGGGGCTGCGCAAGACCGTGCAGCTCGTGTTCCAGAACCCCTACGGCTCGCTGAACCCGCGCAAGCGCATCGGCGCCACACTCGAGGCGCCGCTGGCCATCAACACCACGCTGTCCCGCGCGGAGCGCGCCGAACGCGCGCGTGCCATGCTGGCCCAGGTGGGGCTGCGGCCCGAAGCGGCCGAGCGCTACCCGCACATGTTCTCGGGCGGCCAGCGCCAGCGCATCGCCATCGCGCGTGCGCTCATGCTGAACCCCAGGCTCGTGGTGGCCGACGAGCCCGTGTCGGCGCTCGACGTGTCGGTGCAGGCCCAGGTGCTGAACCTGCTGGCCGACCTGCAGGCCCAGCTCGGGCTGGCCTACCTGTTCATCTCGCACGATCTGGCGGTGGTGCGCCACATCGCGCACGACGTGCTCGTGATGTACCTGGGCCATGCCGTGGAGCAGGGGCCCAAGCACAAGGTCTTCGCGCGGCCGCTGCACCCCTACACGCAGGCGCTGCTGGCCTCCACGCCGGGCCTGGATGCCGGCGGCGCACGCCGGCGCATCGTGCTGCAGGGCGAACTGCCCTCGCCGCTCAACCCGCCGCCGGGCTGCGTGTTCTCCACCCGCTGCCCCCATGTGGCCGACCGCTGCCGTGCCGAACGGCCGCTGCAGCGGCCGCTGGACGAGCGCCTCGTGGCCTGCCATTTCGCCGAACAGATCGCTGAACAGTTTCCGGCGCCGCCCACCGGGGCGGCTTGA